The following proteins are encoded in a genomic region of Nonomuraea muscovyensis:
- a CDS encoding NACHT domain-containing protein: MVLSKFTRFSDVGAQLAAHTSRVCGDGYSIYCTAVIGLATTILYAALLYAVFLTVSYERVTRVYRQRARADPRLLVPTVGSILGDVVGRDQLCDVLIANLRTRRIRRPQILIGPIGSGKTAVLVKIVEILAERGMIPVVLRLRDAAPGVSIQTMARRRFEELVDNDIKSAGEADRVWRQLRAENRIVVLGDGLEEALTSGRTREQETLLDRDSMLRRAIRRVIDEDLPLLITSRPHDPLRGMEATIVELEPLGEGPALEYLCSPEPGRGDGRLPAQDVQRLYQLVQFADVVEAPLYLQVIERLTRVNRLWQAFPEELLIRRGWRGMDSAGVDRAELRRRLMEGWREALVLGYDHEDYALDERCRAATIDVLSALACIGLKQNRLEVRFGDLAGATSPYPFDSAGSKTPQPGVPPHQTLWQELCLRLDQAGHSELHENLGMAATLGAELGVVEAHEDRVRFRHSLIQAYLGSRFLDAALKDEEYRQEAYYDPGREFLMALVFHSRAVRAATGAGTAHERFARETVELLMRKADLDNARSLANILDIFSAALEIDSGTRSPDPAALMRRFAGHWRPLKKDAGQFDRAVTEAKSRFVRAARTATRIAVSRRPGAKGASAPQEVFWWLYDSMRRERDHAITQTAAQLIGTGGGEAFAVLDKEFAHVLDGIGALAEPDEQSRRERAMCAWLAPMLYRSSRPSDDSTYDGDEDGHGDETINRAEANLDRWIQVIENLDDGRPLISLEIALAQGFKYAANQRDPYSAARYGRDRLIEKTEWTLKHSRYWFTHLTLIQALTLCSLPNDPEEPLEYRGRGSDPQELVRYWVEIAASHRADQPRQGPSGVHPFVKEAADLCVLALSTRRPAEYCWIDESGVAAQVGSYSRSRASQYGQDRWIMESVGWSTLHPRAQRLVADVLLLLNLAERGNQQSQIEERLARSDRSDLPPCITTDREPLDLDRTIGAAETAHPGSNCLDGCPFRLCPYPPQGDILRHAEFNESFCTQQATLAGRPAPWQELHHRELRVFWNRMAHRARPKSPDRGDAWPASRLPR, encoded by the coding sequence ATGGTACTGAGCAAGTTCACCCGCTTCTCGGACGTCGGCGCCCAGCTGGCCGCTCACACGAGCAGGGTCTGCGGAGACGGCTACAGCATCTACTGCACCGCCGTGATCGGCCTGGCCACCACCATCCTCTACGCTGCCCTGCTCTACGCGGTCTTCCTCACGGTGTCGTACGAACGGGTCACCCGCGTCTACCGGCAGCGCGCCCGCGCGGACCCTCGACTGCTGGTCCCGACGGTCGGCAGCATCCTCGGCGACGTGGTGGGCCGCGACCAACTGTGCGACGTGCTGATCGCCAACCTGCGTACCCGCAGGATCCGGCGCCCCCAGATCCTGATCGGCCCCATCGGCTCCGGCAAGACGGCCGTACTCGTCAAGATCGTGGAAATCCTGGCCGAGCGCGGCATGATCCCCGTCGTCCTGCGCCTGCGCGACGCCGCCCCCGGCGTCAGCATCCAGACGATGGCACGCAGACGCTTCGAGGAACTGGTGGACAACGACATCAAGTCCGCCGGTGAGGCGGACCGGGTGTGGCGGCAGCTGCGCGCCGAGAACCGGATCGTCGTGCTGGGCGACGGGCTGGAGGAGGCGCTGACCAGCGGCCGCACGCGGGAGCAGGAGACCCTGCTCGACCGCGACTCCATGCTACGGCGGGCGATCCGCCGCGTCATCGACGAGGACCTCCCCCTGCTGATCACCTCCCGCCCGCACGACCCGCTACGCGGCATGGAGGCGACCATCGTCGAACTGGAGCCGCTGGGCGAGGGCCCGGCTCTGGAGTACCTGTGCTCCCCCGAGCCCGGTCGCGGCGACGGCCGGCTTCCGGCCCAGGACGTGCAACGGCTGTACCAGCTCGTGCAGTTCGCCGACGTGGTGGAAGCACCCCTGTACCTGCAGGTCATCGAGCGGCTCACCAGGGTGAACCGCCTCTGGCAGGCGTTCCCCGAGGAACTGCTCATCAGGCGCGGCTGGAGAGGGATGGACTCCGCGGGCGTGGACCGCGCCGAACTGCGCCGCCGCCTGATGGAGGGCTGGCGCGAAGCCCTGGTCCTGGGATACGACCACGAGGACTACGCGCTGGACGAGCGGTGCCGCGCGGCGACGATCGACGTCCTGTCCGCGCTGGCCTGCATCGGGCTGAAGCAGAACCGGCTGGAGGTCAGGTTCGGCGACCTCGCCGGCGCGACCTCGCCGTACCCGTTCGACTCGGCGGGCTCGAAGACGCCGCAGCCGGGCGTGCCCCCGCACCAGACGCTGTGGCAGGAACTGTGCCTGCGGCTCGACCAGGCCGGGCACTCCGAGCTGCACGAGAACCTGGGCATGGCCGCCACCCTGGGAGCGGAGCTCGGAGTCGTGGAGGCCCACGAGGACCGGGTGCGTTTCAGGCACAGCCTCATCCAGGCCTACCTCGGATCACGTTTCCTCGACGCCGCGCTCAAGGACGAGGAGTACCGGCAGGAGGCGTACTACGACCCGGGCAGGGAGTTCCTGATGGCCCTCGTCTTCCACTCGCGCGCCGTGCGCGCCGCCACGGGCGCCGGCACGGCGCACGAGAGATTCGCCCGAGAGACGGTGGAACTGCTCATGCGGAAGGCGGACCTGGACAACGCCCGGAGCCTGGCGAACATCCTCGACATCTTCAGCGCCGCGCTGGAGATCGACAGCGGCACGCGATCACCCGACCCGGCGGCGCTCATGCGGCGGTTCGCCGGGCACTGGCGCCCGCTGAAGAAGGACGCCGGCCAGTTCGACCGGGCCGTGACCGAGGCGAAGTCCCGCTTCGTCAGGGCCGCGCGGACCGCGACGCGCATCGCGGTCAGCCGCCGTCCGGGCGCGAAGGGGGCCTCCGCACCTCAAGAGGTGTTCTGGTGGCTGTACGACAGCATGCGGCGGGAACGCGACCACGCGATCACGCAGACGGCGGCCCAGCTCATCGGTACGGGCGGCGGGGAAGCCTTCGCCGTGCTGGACAAGGAGTTCGCCCACGTGCTCGACGGGATCGGCGCCCTGGCCGAACCCGACGAGCAGAGCAGGCGGGAACGAGCGATGTGCGCCTGGCTCGCCCCCATGCTGTACCGCTCGTCGCGACCGTCGGACGACAGCACCTACGACGGCGACGAGGATGGTCATGGGGACGAAACGATCAACCGGGCCGAAGCCAACCTCGACCGGTGGATCCAGGTGATCGAGAACCTCGACGACGGCCGGCCGCTGATCTCCCTGGAAATCGCCCTGGCCCAGGGCTTCAAGTACGCGGCCAACCAACGGGACCCCTACTCGGCCGCGCGTTACGGGCGCGACCGGCTGATTGAGAAGACGGAGTGGACGCTGAAGCACTCACGCTACTGGTTCACCCACCTGACGCTCATCCAGGCGCTCACGCTGTGCTCGCTCCCGAACGATCCCGAGGAACCACTCGAATACCGAGGACGCGGCTCGGATCCGCAGGAACTCGTGCGGTACTGGGTCGAAATCGCCGCCAGCCACCGCGCGGACCAGCCACGCCAGGGGCCGAGTGGCGTCCATCCCTTCGTCAAGGAGGCCGCGGACCTGTGCGTGCTCGCGCTGTCCACCCGCCGGCCCGCCGAGTACTGCTGGATCGACGAGAGCGGCGTCGCCGCGCAGGTCGGCTCATACAGCAGGTCACGCGCCAGCCAGTACGGGCAGGACCGGTGGATCATGGAGTCGGTCGGGTGGAGCACCCTGCACCCGCGCGCCCAGCGACTGGTAGCGGACGTCCTGCTCCTGCTCAACCTGGCTGAGCGCGGCAACCAGCAGTCGCAGATCGAGGAGCGCCTGGCCCGCTCCGACCGTTCCGACCTGCCGCCGTGCATCACCACGGACCGCGAGCCGCTCGACCTGGACCGCACCATCGGTGCTGCCGAGACCGCCCATCCCGGCTCCAACTGCCTCGACGGCTGCCCGTTCCGGCTCTGTCCGTACCCGCCGCAGGGCGACATCCTGCGGCACGCCGAGTTCAACGAGAGCTTCTGCACCCAGCAGGCCACCCTGGCCGGAAGGCCCGCACCCTGGCAGGAGCTCCACCACCGGGAGCTGCGCGTCTTCTGGAACCGCATGGCGCACCGCGCCCGCCCGAAGTCGCCCGACCGCGGCGACGCCTGGCCCGCTTCCCGCCTCCCCCGCTGA